The following proteins are co-located in the Chaetodon trifascialis isolate fChaTrf1 chromosome 14, fChaTrf1.hap1, whole genome shotgun sequence genome:
- the slc25a29l gene encoding mitochondrial basic amino acids transporter, which yields MALDFAAGCLGGAAGVLVGHPFDTVKVRLQVQNVDKPLYRGTYHCFQSIIRQESVLGLYKGIGSPMMGLTFINAIVFGVQGNAMRKLGCDTPLNQFLAGASAGAIQCVICCPMELAKTRMQLQGTGEKKSKNKVYKNSLDCLVRIYNKEGIRGINRGMVTTLLRETPGFGVYFLAYDVLTRSLGCEPEDPYMIPKLLFAGGMSGIMSWISTYPIDVIKSRLQADGVGGVNQYSGIMDCVRQSLKKEGWRVFSRGLTSTLLRAFPVNATTFATVTLFLLYMREGEECVIQDSEPQSVQLQPLQPQTQPNSM from the exons GTGAGGCTTCAAGTTCAGAATGTGGACAAACCTCTGTACCGTGGGACATATCACTGCTTCCAGTCAATCATACGCCAGGAGTCG GTGCTCGGTCTGTACAAAGGCATCGGCTCTCCCATGATGGGCCTGACCTTCATCAATGCCATCGTTTTCGGTGTCCAGGGCAACGCCATGCGCAAGCTTGGCTGCGACACGCCTCTCAACCAGTTCCTGGCTGGAGCGTCTGCTGGAGCCATCCAGTGCGTTATTTGCTGCCCGATGGAGCTGGCCAAGACACGCATGCAGCTGCAAGGCACTGGAGAGAAGAAGTCCAAGAACAAGGTGTACAAGAACTCCCTGGACTGTCTGGTGAGAATCTACAATAAGGAGGGTATCCGAGGTATCAACCGCGGCATGGTGACCACCCTGCTGCGCGAGACGCCTGGTTTTGGTGTGTACTTTCTCGCTTATGACGTGTTGACTCGCTCCTTGGGCTGTGAGCCAGAAGACCCTTACATGATCCCCAAGCTGTTGTTTGCAGGTGGAATGTCTGGCATCATGTCCTGGATCTCCACCTATCCCATCGACGTGATCAAGTCGCGCCTTCAGGCGGACGGGGTCGGGGGCGTCAACCAGTACAGTGGCATTATGGACTGTGTCAGACAGAGCTTAAagaaggaggggtggagggtgtTCTCACGTGGACTCACATCCACTTTGCTCCGCGCGTTTCCAGTGAATGCTACTACATTTGCCACCGTGACTCTATTTTTGTTGTACATGCGTGAGGGAGAAGAGTGTGTCATTCAGGACTCTGAGCCACAGTCcgtccagctgcagcctctgcagccgCAGACGCAGCCAAATAGCATGTAA